A region from the Drosophila bipectinata strain 14024-0381.07 chromosome 3R, DbipHiC1v2, whole genome shotgun sequence genome encodes:
- the pre-mod(mdg4)-Y gene encoding uncharacterized protein pre-mod(mdg4)-Y, translating into MVGRRKRSGSFRKHNYQHMDVCFTRSNRGNNLLTIDGKPFTLNRRIKDACYWECVKLRCKYTKCSARVVTKSNMISALRGFHNHP; encoded by the coding sequence ATGGTGGGCAGGAGAAAGAGGAGCGGAAGCTTCAGGAAGCACAACTACCAGCACATGGATGTGTGCTTTACTCGAAGCAATCGTGGCAACAACCTGCTGACCATCGACGGAAAGCCATTCACCCTCAACCGTAGGATTAAGGACGCCTGCTACTGGGAATGCGTTAAGCTACGCTGCAAGTACACAAAGTGCTCCGCCCGCGTGGTGACCAAATCCAACATGATCTCGGCCCTGCGCGGCTTCCACAATCATCCCTAG
- the pre-mod(mdg4)-X gene encoding uncharacterized protein pre-mod(mdg4)-X, which produces MYTLERKYRFSLNWVCSKNSNTTLRCPARCVTDTNNSRRITLGHRPHNHPVTTLKAHKSRRRTNEMRKEKSNRGKARWWIYYNRWLSLCHWIAAQQSQLLEVCQLPEPLPCPGHPDKQHWRSSDANQPA; this is translated from the exons ATGTACACTCTGGAACGGAAGTATAGATTCAGCCTTAACTGGGTGTGCTCCAAGAACAGCAACACTACTCTTCGCTGCCCAGCTCGCTGTGTTACTGATACCAATAACTCCCGCAGGATCACGCTTGGCCACCGACCCCACAATCACCCAGTGACTACATTAAAGGCTCACAAATCCAGAAGAAGAACCAACGAAATGCG GAAAGAAAAGTCGAATCGTGGCAAAGCGCGTTGGTGGATTTACTATAATCGATGGCTTTCGCTTTGTCATTGGATCGCAGCACAACAATCGCAGCTACTTGAAGTGTGCCAGCTTCCGGAGCCATTGCCGTGCCCGGGCCATCCTGATAAACAGCACTGGCGTAGTTCGGATGCGAACCAGCCAGCATAA
- the pre-mod(mdg4)-AD gene encoding uncharacterized protein pre-mod(mdg4)-AD, with translation MHFFAGTSKLAQYVRSNRGTDLVYYEGNTYTPNEKLREGQKSRDWKCSMYHKAKCRARLVTRYSPNGDIIHVTCNVHTHLTMYMSQNSKVDTQKLRLERNPGCVAKRPIKKKMKPLTD, from the exons ATGCATTTCTTTGCAGGCACATCGAAACTAGCCCAATATGTGCGATCCAATCGCGGCACTGATCTTGTTTACTACGAAGGAAATACCTACACGCCGAATGAGAAGCTGAGAGAAGGTCAAAAGAGCCGCGACTGGAAGTGCTCCATGTACCACAAGGCCAAGTGCCGAGCTCGCTTGGTGACACGTTATTCCCCCAACGGGGATATCATTCATGTCACCTGCAACGTGCACACGCATCTCACCATGTACATGTCTCAAAATTCGAAAGTGGATACTCAGAAATTGCGGCTGGAAAGGAATCCCGGCTGTGTAGCGAAACGGCCGatcaaaaagaaaatgaagCCTCTTACTGA CTAG
- the pre-mod(mdg4)-V gene encoding uncharacterized protein pre-mod(mdg4)-V, translating into MIVESFHNGRGKLLDIEPSFKFIQGPRKSVQILFESYIFAKNNTHGNTVYWNCRSRESSIAIYSATSRGRMQLIYGGQPFIFEKTLKLSSGEEKRFWRCNQWWNQKCRSRVFTINDVVCPLNRFHTHEEIVRRKKRVRRVPPVETISKVAPTTTRQQQQQQQHQQHQHQQPQQQEIQLTSDAMLTTALEDESPATIDVSELGMHLKYEEIVADVTGIVGGATRVVSRRK; encoded by the exons atgatagTCGAGTCATTCCATAATGGACGCGGGAAATTACTCGACATCGAACCCAGCTTTAAGTTTATTCAGGGGCCCCGCAAGTCAGTTCAAATTCTGTTCGAAAGCTACATCTTCGCCAAAAACAATACTCATGGAAACACCGTCTATTGGAACTGCAGGTCGCGAG AAAGCAGCATTGCCATTTATTCGGCAACCTCGAGAGGAAGGATGCAACTCATCTATGGGGGCCAGCCGTTCATATTTGAAAAGACCCTGAAGTTGTCTTCCGGGGAAGAGAAACGTTTCTGGCGATGCAATCAGTGGTGGAACCAAAAATGCCGTTCACGAGTTTTCACCATCAACGATGTGGTCTGTCCCCTTAATCGCTTTCATACCCACGAGGAGATTGTGCGTCGGAAGAAGCGTGTGCGTCGAGTGCCGCCGGTAGAGACTATTTCAAAGGTAGCTCCCACAACTAccaggcagcagcaacagcaacagcagcaccagcaacatcaacacCAACAGCCACAGCAACAAGAGATTCAACTGACCAGCGATGCCATGCTGACCACCGCGCTAGAAGACGAATCCCCGGCTACCATCGACGTCAGCGAACTGGGCATGCATCTGAAGTACGAGGAGATCGTCGCGGATGTCACCGGCATTGTGGGAGGGGCCACGAGAGTAGTTAGCCGCAGAAAGTGA
- the pre-mod(mdg4)-U gene encoding uncharacterized protein pre-mod(mdg4)-U, translated as IGTNILLLSVEAPYFFTKGQRESVKLNYDGHSFVKFMENGRGTKWICATRSTTKCRARIRTTRKNKLEVLHAAHNHEVIVKDGRRRTRTKVEISSPKKKASSR; from the coding sequence ATTGGGACAAACATTCTTTTACTTTCAGTTGAAGCTCCGTACTTCTTCACAAAAGGTCAGCGGGAATCCGTCAAGCTGAACTACGACGGCCATAGCTTCGTTAAGTTCATGGAGAATGGACGGGGCACCAAGTGGATCTGTGCCACGCGTTCCACCACCAAATGTCGGGCTCGTATCCGCACCACAcggaaaaataaactggaagTGCTACATGCCGCCCACAATCACGAGGTCATCGTGAAGGATGGACGTCGCCGGACACGGACGAAAGTGGAAATAAGTAgtcctaaaaaaaaagcatctTCCCGTTGA